In Ptiloglossa arizonensis isolate GNS036 chromosome 6, iyPtiAriz1_principal, whole genome shotgun sequence, a single window of DNA contains:
- the LOC143148230 gene encoding uncharacterized protein LOC143148230, whose product MRERKKGRESEKGGEVEKEEERRPEHVLEELTWQEEESVGKAACFTFGITSKRGTTVSAPPFRSQRPRRLLNEADPAGQMSRSGPLTDFPDNDVCRLSRAERPGPALTNASPPYTSSSISRRTARSWNAQCFSNCGSRPIDGVVKSI is encoded by the coding sequence atgcgagagagaaagaaagggagagagagtgagaaaggTGGGGAGGTAGAAAAGGAGGAGGAAAGGAGACCAGAACACGTGCTCGAGGAGCTCACGTGGCAGGAAGAGGAAAGTGTCGGGAAAGCGGCATGTTTCACCTTCGGGATTACATCGAAGCGCGGAACGACGGTTTCCGCGCCGCCGTTCCGCAGTCAACGGCCACGGAGACTCCTTAACGAGGCTGATCCCGCGGGACAAATGTCTCGCTCGGGCCCGCTGACAGATTTTCCAGATAATGATGTTTGCCGACTCTCTCGCGCCGAGCGACCCGGACCAGCTTTAACGAACGCGAGCCCCCCCTATACCTCTTCGTCGATAAGTCGACGTACTGCAAGGAGCTGGAACGCGCAGTGTTTTTCAAACTGCGGGTCGCGACCCATCGATGGGGTCGTGAAATCAATATAA